The genomic segment ccacagtaggggtgaattgtttgaccaaatataccatgtcattttcaagttgataattttgtgcggcccctgaaggtttgCAGAAATTTGCAAGATggtccccggcagtaaaaaggttccccacccctggattagactgtgagctctggggtcagggatgatggcagtagtgatacaatgtgtgatagattgtgagctccggggtcagggatagtGCATGGTGGATGTGATCGGTAGAGATGAGTGGGAGCTCATGGGGGCAGACCTCACCTATGGAAGACGACTGTGGGCTGATCAGCAGATCCTCCTGCACCTGCTCGCTGCCCGGTACGGTTTGCTGGTCGCTCATAGAGCTCTGGGAGGCACTGACCGGCTGGGACACCTCCTCGTGCACCTCCTCATCACTGAGCCGCTCCACCTTCACCCGCACGTCGTCCTCCATCACCAGCGGGGAGCTGACCTTTGTACTTTCACAGGGCACATAATCTGTCACCCTCCTGGTAACTTCTGAAGGTCCGGGCAGTTCTAATGTTCTGGACTCGATCTGCTTCACCTTATCTGGCTGCATTCTCCggtcaatgccaaaaggaaaagtCCACGGAAAGGCGTGAGAAGAGTCCACAACGGGCTGAGCCCTGGCCTCGGTGTAGGAAGGTGTGGGGTTCAGCACTTGTGGGGAGCTGGTCTGTGTGCTGCACTTCAGGGGGCTCTCGGGGGACATGACGATGTAGCTCTTGCGTTTACGTCTGGACTCGCGACAGATGGGGATGGTCCTCTCCACCACACTGCACTCAGAGGACACCGGGGACAGGCTGCCGTCTCGGAAGTTGCTGCCGACGTTTTCCTGCCCGGTGTCCAGCACCTTCTCTTGCTGCGTGTTCCACAATATGCTGGACTTCATGAACTCGGAGCAGGTGCTGGCCACGCTGAACATCTGCATGTAGCTGGCGGCGGCCAGCACGTCTATGATGTTCTCCGTGTTGATGGATAAGGTGGCGGTGTAGGCGTACTCCAGCAGCGGGATGAACCCGGTCACAGTCACGTGGTGTAGGTCCAGGACACACTGCGCGTTCTCCTCTGCCTGACCCACCAATTTACTGCGGAAGAATTCACTGCACGCCGCCAGCACCACCTTATGGGCGCGAAAAATCTTGTCCTGCACCCGGATGGTGATGTCACAAAAATGGCCGTCATTGCGCAACATGTTCAACTTTCCCAGCATCTCCTGACTGTGCGCCGGCGAGCTGTGCGTGAACGTCTTCACCCCCATCCTCAGGTTTCTGGAGAGATGGTGCTTCCTCCTCTTCAGAAACAAGTGCAGTAACTCCGAATCTGCAAGACACAAACGAGAtctgagagtgcagctctggaggataatgcagGACAAGTAATGTacgtacagtgactgcaccagcagaatagtgagtgcagctctggaggataatacaggaggtaactcaggatcagtaatgtaatgtatgtacactgac from the Anomaloglossus baeobatrachus isolate aAnoBae1 chromosome 11, aAnoBae1.hap1, whole genome shotgun sequence genome contains:
- the ZBTB44 gene encoding zinc finger and BTB domain-containing protein 44 isoform X2 yields the protein MGVKTFTHSSPAHSQEMLGKLNMLRNDGHFCDITIRVQDKIFRAHKVVLAACSEFFRSKLVGQAEENAQCVLDLHHVTVTGFIPLLEYAYTATLSINTENIIDVLAAASYMQMFSVASTCSEFMKSSILWNTQQEKVLDTGQENVGSNFRDGSLSPVSSECSVVERTIPICRESRRKRKSYIVMSPESPLKCSTQTSSPQVLNPTPSYTEARAQPVVDSSHAFPWTFPFGIDRRMQPDKVKQIESRTLELPGPSEVTRRVTDYVPCESTKVSSPLVMEDDVRVKVERLSDEEVHEEVSQPVSASQSSMSDQQTVPGSEQVQEDLLISPQSSSIGSIDEGVGEGLPTLQGTASSNVHADDDDRLENVQYPYQLYLTPSTSSTERPSPNGPDRPFQCPTCGVRFTRIQNLKQHMLIHSGIKPFQCDRCGKKFTRAYSLKMHRLKHEAIS
- the ZBTB44 gene encoding zinc finger and BTB domain-containing protein 44 isoform X1, which codes for MGVKTFTHSSPAHSQEMLGKLNMLRNDGHFCDITIRVQDKIFRAHKVVLAACSEFFRSKLVGQAEENAQCVLDLHHVTVTGFIPLLEYAYTATLSINTENIIDVLAAASYMQMFSVASTCSEFMKSSILWNTQQEKVLDTGQENVGSNFRDGSLSPVSSECSVVERTIPICRESRRKRKSYIVMSPESPLKCSTQTSSPQVLNPTPSYTEARAQPVVDSSHAFPWTFPFGIDRRMQPDKVKQIESRTLELPGPSEVTRRVTDYVPCESTKVSSPLVMEDDVRVKVERLSDEEVHEEVSQPVSASQSSMSDQQTVPGSEQVQEDLLISPQSSSIGSIDEGVGEGLPTLQGTASSNVHADDDDRLENVQYPYQLYLTPSTSSTERPSPNGPDRPFQCPTCGVRFTRIQNLKQHMLIHSGIKPFQCDRCGKKFTRAYSLKMHRLKHEGKRCFRCQICSATFTSFGEYKHHMRVSRHIIRKPRIYECKTCGAMFTNSGNLIVHLRSLNHEASELANYFQSSDFLVPDYLSQEQEEALGQYELVEHSFEGNSSVQMPVISQVSSTQNCESTFPLGSLSGLVEKEGDEEELSQPAKASPLEDTSPDDAPKTEVASIAVE